The window gtatatatatatatatatatatatatatatatatatatatatatatatatatacacacagagtaGTAATTATTTCTTGCTCTTGCTGGACGTGTCATGTTTGATCACTGCTTCATGTCAATGAAGAAGCTCGCACACCTCCATTATTCTGTCAAAacttatcagtgtgtgtgtctccatgtgTGTCTTGCAAATGTAACGGAGAGAAAGGAGCAAGAGTGAGAtaggaaagaaaagaagaggcaATTTAATTCCCTTCTTAATTTGTCCCCCTTACTCCCTCATCCTCATCTCATCAtagtgagaaaaagaagagaaaaaaacgaCAGAAGCGTTAATCTCAACTTTGCCATTCTAGCCTTCTTCATTTTCAGAGTGCTGTTATCATGAGGAAAGATAGACTCCTCAGCTGAGTATTATGGTTTTCATAAAGCCCTCCTGTTGAGAGGGCATAGAGACAAACCAGGTCAGTTTCAAGCAGGGATATTagattcatgttttatataaagGGTCTTTTCCATAACCATTCACTCCGATCATCCGACttagtgttatttgacacagtCGATGCACAATTTTTTTCTGAATCACCGCTATTTGCAGTGTATCGCATCTGTTTGTTGATGCTGTTTTCCGGGCAGGAACATTGAGCATTCTGCACAATATCCTTCTTTAGAAAGCTGTCAGAACCAGTTCCCTATCATGAGTGTATGAGGACACCTGCTGGACATTTGTTCACATTGTTTCAATTCCCAGCCCACCTCAGAAGACTAAAAAGAATCAGCTAATGTGACCAAATAAGTCCTAGAATTCCTACCCTATTCATGTGGATGTAAATTTATCAGATGAGAGAGTTTTCTGTAATCTGATGGGAacatacacatcacacacaacacaaatgcAGTTTTCTTGGTCTTTTTTATTGACACTTCATCTTCTTTAGTTGTTCATCATAACCTGAAAAGACAAAGATTTAGTCAttagatgaaaaatgaaacagctGCAAGTCAACTGGCGGTGCTACTTCATTTAATTAATTCTATTCATGTTTCTCCTTTACCTGATCGATCCAGTCATTAAAAGCGGAGACACGAGTGAAGACAGTGGGTTTCTTTGGATAGTTGCAGCCAAGGCCAGAGACGAAGCTGGCAATGCCGTGGACCTCCCAGACACCCGCCTCATTCTTACAGTTCAGAGGGCCACCGGAGTCACCCTGgacacaggaagagaggagttatgttttattcatttggtGGAGCCACTGGTAGACTGACAGGGCACAACTATGAGAATCACAATCAGAATCATTGTTTCACCAAGTTTAATGGGGACAAGAGGAACATTTGTCATTCTGTAAGTGTTATGCAAAAGAAATCTACTCTAATTCCTTGGACATGCTTTAATTTGAACACATTTGCTGCATTAACATTCAAAATTTGCTTTATTAGCATGACATACAGTTGTGGCATGGCAGGTAGAACAAGGTGTACTATGTGTGTCTGgcaatttagattttttaaaagaaaaaaagaaaaagcaatagCTGAAAGCACATAATTGAAAATAATCTCctaatgcacacacagaggacaaacTTACGTTGCATCCAGCCACAATTCCATCCCCACCGGCACACACCATTGTGGTCCTGACAGCGATACCCCACCAGTCAGGCTGGGAGCAGGTGGCATGGTCAGCCACAGGCATCAAAGCCTGCTGCAGCTTATCAGCTATGGGGCCTCCGgctaaaacacacagacagagtcTATTACCATCATCCACATACACGAGCCGTCTATCAAATCTGCTTCACAACATTTCCCCAAGCACCAAACTCACAGTCCAACCCAAATTTTCAATTTAGGAGTAATCCCTCCCTGAAAAGTTTCTGCTAAAACCTCCTGCACAAGATTTTCATCCCAGCTCTGGAGGTTTCCCTGGGTAGCCCCaatcacacacaacacacacacacaacttcttATAAATCCAAACATCCTACTTGCACACCCTAAAGGATAGTTtacaagaaacacatttcagaGATACtcagctgaaaaagaaaaaaataaactcaaacaCAGTGACTTACTGTACACTCTGCCCCATCCGGTGATGTAGCAGGGGTAGAGGTTGGTCAGCACAGTGCCGGCAGGAGGGATACATCCCAGCTGCACCTGATCACTCAAAGTCACAGACTCTGACAGCTTGATCAGGGCAACGTCGTTACTGCacgagacacagagaaagagagactgagagactGGTTGTACTGGCAGGCAATTTAAAATCTTCCTCCAGAGccggagagaaaaggagagaaacagaaataaataaggTAATGACAACAAGTTCATTctgtatttttgccttttttcctgtgtttcattatgtcattaaatacaaataaatcaaCTCAATTGATGTCACCCTCCTATTTCCCACTGTGGATATTGCATATTTGAGAGTGAGCAATACACATTTTATTGGTTCTATCATCTGTGTGCTGCGGAGAAATATGAGATAAATGAAGATGGAGAACATGTGTCAAAGGTCTGAGCAGGATTGAAGTTAAGAAATGGAATTTTAGCCTCAGTCTACTTTGTCACCTCGATACAGAACAGATGAGAttatgatgtactgtatgtcatagCAGGAGACATAGCGGAGCTCGTCTTACCCGAGGGCCACAAAGATGGGGTTCCATTTCTCATGGACAATAATCTTCTCAGGCAGGATGGCCTTGGAGCCAGCCTCCTCCTCAACCAGGTTGTATTTGCCCACAAACACCCTGTAGGAGAGCTTGGTGCTGGGGGAGAGAACAGATAGAAGATTTGCTGCGCAGTTGAATGATATGATGAGTTCAAAGTGATGATTAGTGGGCAAAGAGGGGATTTGAACTGGGCAGCAGACCAGATGACCTTGAATATTATTTTGGCCTTCATGCAAAGTGTATTTGACTTGCCCAGTCCTAATTCTATAAGGGCTAAGTGGAGTTTAGAGTTGAAGGCAGTATTAGGAAAGTAGTTTGGTGCAGAATAACCACAATGCAGTTAACAGGAGATGCgtgtagatgtgtgtttgtgtgtgtatgttcctCTGCTGCTCATACTTGATGCAGTGAGCGGCAGTCATGACCCAGTTGGCAGCAATCAGAGATCCTCCACAAGTGTGCCTCCACACACCGCTCCTCTCATACTGCAGAGAGATCTGGAGACcgaaaaagaaaacaaaaaaaacaaacccaaaaaacaaaaaaaacaaaccatgaaGGATACATTAAGGTGCAGGTTGTGGATGTATAGATGGATGGCATAGTTTGCTGATTTAATTCAAAAACAGTAATTTAATCACAGAATTTTCAATAGCCACCATGTCCAACAGCTAATAAGCAGATGCCAGACCCATAAGGTGTGCCacttaatataaaaacattgacagATGTGTACATATTGGCATACCTGCCAGGGCCAGCTGTGGGGCTTGGCATCCACTCCATTGACCACACGGGAAGTCAGGGGCTCAATGGGTGGGGTGCCGCACCCGAGGGCTGgacaaagaagaggaggagtacATGTGATGGACATGAGAGAGGGAGTGCTCATGAGGCAGGAAAACAATGGAATTACTTTTAAATCCCAGATCAGACACAAACTGCAACATTTCTTTTTCCAATAGAGAATTGCAGAGTGCTGGCTCCATGGTGCTTGAAGCActtgaatgcacacacacaaacttgcaaacacacagaaacagtaaCACACAGAATTAGAGAATGCCAGATGTTCTTACCGCTAGCAATGAGCACTGAGACCAGCACAATGGGGATCATGTTGATTGATGCTTCTGCTGAGGGACAGCAGGACACATAGTCTCTTTTAAACTGTCTAAACTGGCAACACCCTGCCCCAAATGTGGTAACACACGCTCCTATTGGTTCTACATGGCCTTCAGGGACGAAGGTGGGCCAATGGCAACGAGGGTGAGTGGCTGACGAATCATACAGGTGTATTGTCTGGAACATTTCCCATGACCTTGATGTGGAgctacaacatactgtatgttcagtcACCATGCATAAGACGTGTGTTCAAGATGGTATCTATATGTACATGCGCAGTATGTATATGTTAGCAAATGCTGAAGACAAGTACTAAACAACCTCCacatcatattttgtattttaactcACCTTTATTCCTTTCCATTTCAATATCTCTTGCCTGGAACCTGGAATTAAATGCTTGCATAACAGCATGGGAAGCCAACATCTGGATTACTGGCACTGGCTTGTTTTCTTCGAAATGTAAAAGGAAAATCAAACTAAGAGGCATTACTATGATAAATAACCAAGACAACGAGAAACAGATGGTGTCACTGGTGCAGAAAATATCGACAGCTACACTACATTCTTTTTGACATCTTACAGTGTATGCAGTTCTGCAGTAAATTCTGCAGTGCTTTGGATGTGAGACATATTGTATGACTGTATGATCAAACATATCACTCAACAGACATTCAGACATTCAGTTGATATTTTTCTCTGCGTTATATTCGCTGTTTTATAGTCAAATATGCTATTCAGTACACTAACCCAGTGTATCACGAGGCTGTTATAATGACTTGAATAGAACTTGAATAAGTTATGAGCCTTggaggacacaaacacaactcctaAGGTATGAAAGTGTCACAGTGTGCAGGCCTAAGGTGCCTGTGCATGCAGACACTGTAAATCTGTAACAAGCTGCTTGGGTGATATTACATGGCACAATAAAGGTTAGGTGTTACAGTGCAGTAAGCAGGTAGAGTCAGTAGAAGTGGTAGTAAGGAGAAGTCAGTACAAAATGCTCATATGGAAGAATCTAAAAGACTTACCTGAGGAGACATCTTACATTGAGTCAGGTTGTTTTAGGTCAAAATCTGTTACAAAGGAGCATTACGTCTGATCTGTGACTTCTTTAGAATGAACTGTGTGCGTCAATACAAAGTAtatcaaagataaaaaaaaaagcatttgcaTCAGAATATATCAAACAGCAACTAGACCTTTTGTTCATGAATCATTTAGTTTCCCAGCTCACCACTAGATGGGACAATTTATCTGTTTAGACACTAAAGTAAGTTATATTCTTTTGTAGAAGGGAAAAATTCATTGCTGTATTTTTTCCGTCTTTGCTGTAAGAAACTACATCCAAGCTTTGTAAAGTGAGTCATTTAGAAAATCAATCGTCAATCTAAACTGGGTTGCGGCATCTGAAAAGGAGGTCAGACAAAAACTTGGACATTGAAAATGATAGTAGCAGACCTGCATGCACCTCAGAGAATGACTTCACAACTTAACAGCTGAATCTAAAAagcagttttgttttcaaagtttGGTTTCAAAGTTTGGCTGGAGCCACTCGTCCATTAACACGCAGGAGAAAATACCGGATGGGATGAAAAACACTTGAAAGGCTTCTATAGCAACATAACAGGCTTAGACACAATtggcctatgtgtgtgtgtttgtgtctgagtgaaactgtgtgcgtgtgcatgcatcCCTGTGCCTGCACGTGTGAGCTTCTCTACAGCTGCGATATGCAATTAATTGAAAGCTAATTAAAATTACTCTTCAAATCTGTAAAACATTGTTGAACTAATTACAGGCCAGTGTCCAGAATAGATGCCTCCCTTTCCCATTTTCTGATTAAACCTCTTATATTCATTAATTTGATAGTGTCCAGATGACACAGGATAATGAACCGTGGTGTGCGCTGAATTTACAGCAAAACAACCCGACCAGAAATATCACCCAACTTGAGTTCAACACCTCTGATCTCAAAAATCTGCTTCTCACcactgaaatatgtttattttcaggTAGATGAAGTCTGTCATGTTCTGAGATGAGGCCTATTAGTTTCATGGCTGAGCAAAGCATTTCACCTCATCGACTGAAACCCCCCCAGGGGTTTGTAACAGGTACACTTCAGCCTGTTTTCCCTATCAGAACAGCAGCTGAACTCCGAATGACACTCTGTGTGAGGTTTATGGTGGGTTTATATCACTTTGGGGCAGTAAACACTGTGCTGGCCATCGCCATTCCCCATGTGGAGCAAAGGAGAAAGATTTTGCaataatgtataaatattatTGTGGCAGGTCGGTGCTATTGGCAGCAGCCAGCTGTGTGATTTTTTAACCTGTTCCCCCTGCATGCCTCTTTGTTCCAACAATACCACCACTGATATTCATATGCACAGTGAGCTAGCTTGTGCTGGATCTTTTGGTTTGTAACAATagtctaataataataatctaatatggttttatataacaatatttaatatgtatatttcatacttttttttgtctttaaaaaaatatacagctgTATTTTCCAGTGGCTGCCTTATTTGCCACAGGCGGTGTGTTTTGAGCCGGAGGGCTGAAAAGTAAATCCAAACATTGGCTGTCTGCTGCTGATTTGCTTTTATCATTATCCTTCATACTAATGTTAACAGAGGGCTTTCttattgcatttaaatgtttttctttactgcaATCTTAATTCACTGCTTCTTAACATTTTTGGCTTATCCCTTAGAAACTCCCAGGTTGGGAACTACTGATTCAATTAAATCTCCTAAGCGCATCATGACCCAACTGGTCTTCCTACAGGTCTTGTACAAACTTGCCaggttttcatttctttcacgCTGAGTGGGAAAGAGTAGCAGGGGAGCAGTGGGACTGGGTGCATGCTGTCTCACCACACACAGTGCTATAGTGAGTTGAGAAGTGCTTACTGCTTGAATTTGTCCTTTTTACTGATTAAGCCACTGATTTGTGCCAGTATTTCCAGTAACttaatatttctattttcaCTGGATATTATCCTCTCTGCTTTTTCTGTGACAAATGAATTAACAATCAGTGACCTCAACGTAGCAGCCACTCTCTTATTTTTACCTTGTTTGGTCTTGGCTgtatcatttttctgttttaattccCCACAATAAACATCAGATTGTCCACAGCTGTCCATTCTATTACTGTTTATATACAAAGCCGTTTGCTAAGGTACTTCTTAAATATTCTATCTTTTTACAGATTTCACACTTTTACACATGTACCTGCAGAATTATTCATAGTAATTTGGTTTTGGAACCACCTCAACTATTTCAGGCCTGTTTTTCCAATGCAGGGTTACTTAGGGTGAAGGGAAGGATGCAATGTCATGCAATACGGCATGGCCACTTAACACTGAGTAGTCTTTTGGAGTAATTCTTTTTACCTTCCCTTATTAACAGCAATTAATTCTATTGCATTGCTTTCCTTCAACCACTCCATCTAAATGATCGATTTCCAGACTGTACAAGGCTGAAATATTGTTGTTGTCAAAGCTGTTCAAAGACATTGCAACAGCTTTGGCACAGAAATTCTTCTGCAACATGTTGTAacatttacaataattatgGACGTTTTATGTAATTTGATTCAGTAAGGAACCCTGATTGCagtgtgacacacacaaatCTTAAACTGTATGTGACCAGACAATGTATAGTGAGATTAGATAAAAGCAGCAAACTTGCACTTGACTACGTGGACCATAGTTCTATATATAATCTAAAGGTCATTTGCAGAGACATAATTGTATACAAAATgtaacaacagcaataaagactactactactatttataatataacataatagGATAACCTTGACTGTATGGCGCTGATTTTGGGCCCTTGTGTATGAACTGgtaattaatcaattcatttgttttcttccagAATAGATTTGTATGGGAGAAATAATCAAAAATGCAGTTTATCATATGTTATGCTTCAGaaacattattataaataatattatgTCACATTATGCAAACAGTGACCTGCATCATGAAGTAATGACCCATTGTCTCTTACCACATTTTTATTGGCAGTTTAATGATATAGTCAACATTGCACCAGTGTTGTTTAGTGCCAGGGTTCACTTCCTGAACTTGGCAAGGGTCCAAGGGTTCAAAGGTTTTCCTTGGGGCGTGTATAAATCCTTTGCGTTTGTCTGATCAAATCCGCAGAACAACCAGCCATGTCCAAGACCACAGAGCCCcagacacacagcagtgagTAGATGCCACTTTCAGATGTTTAGCCAGATGGTGTGCACATATGCTCCTGTGTAGATactgcaaacacaaaacatttgaagaatGAATCAGGACTGAGCTaaagattacatttttattctagCAGATTGATTTCATTCAgtctattttaaaatatgaatgtgagGCAAAAGTCAAGGTGTTTGGTATTTGGTGGTATTTAGGATAAATGAAATGTGACTGTGCGTACTGGTCATAAGGTTTAAAAGACGGGTACCTTTtgcttttaatgttatttgacattattacatggctacaaaaataccaaattatTATGAGTTAACCCTCCTGCTGTGTTCATTTCATGCTTGCTAACTTTGGGCTCCCAGTCAAAACTGACCGATCTGTTATAGTTGCTTATAAATCTACCACCATCCTTATATTATAATCTATGACTATGtactaatatttttattaacttaatttcTATTGATTATCACAAgatttgcatttatattttgcACTTTATGGCCTGTAGACCTTATCTACCTGAGCTAATACAACTCATTTTGagtaaaatgaatgtaatttatGGATTATTTGAGCTATAGTAATTGTCATCAACCCGGAATAGGGTGTATCTCGTTGGCCCTGGGGTCATCCCGATAACATTTTCAGCCGACAGCTGACCTCTCCTCTCAGGTGGGGATGAAGACCAGGTCAAATTCTCATTCTTTGACCAGAATGTAACAACAGCATCAGGGCCCTCTTCCTCATCACTGGATTGTTCCAAATTGGTTGTTTCTTGGTCTGGATCATATTCTGTGTTATCTTCAACTTCTGACATTTATTCCTTTAATCCATCTTCACTATCAATTTCCTggcctctctcttcctcaccactgtcctgatcaaagatatgatcacatacagtatatcgtGTGTTCATTGTGCTGCCTCAGAATGAATTGTGAGCAAGGCCCCAAAAAAGCTTTATATACCAGAGCTTCGAGAAAAGTTCTATATATTATTGAAACAATGTTGTGATTGTTTGTGAGAATTGCTAACGTCTGTGgttcctgagtgtgtgtgtgtgtgttcaaacacacatgcatgtgaaGGTCCAGGAGAGGAGGTGTGTCCATCTGATGAATGGGCATGGGCCTGAATTCAATTTTACACACTAATTGTAGTCTCACCCATTAATTTCTAATGACAGGTAATTTTTGACTGggatcaaaatgtattttgtgtgttcagatgtccTATGTGGACAAAGTCATGGAACCTTATGACAATCAGACTAAATGAACTAcatttttcagagagaaaacttGTTGATTGGTCCAATTTGACCGGAACACAACAGGAAGGTTAAGTAACTGACTGACTTCACACTTGtcctgtttcctctgtttctatATTGAAACTAAATCTGAATCTGTTTTTTGTAATCATTGATTTTGGGGAAAGGACATGGCTAACTGACTTAATAGTTCATTTATAACTAAAGCATTGGGACTTATATACTTCTCCACCTCTTTGAGatctacacaaaaaaaaacatgcacacatagaTATGTATCTAGATACTGTGGGTTATGTAGCTTTTGTTTTAGTCATAATGGtattttgttgcatttcataATCAGAGCTGCGGTTACAATAAGACATGTTGgcattttcttttgttcctgCTCCAAGGTCTCCTGTTGAATCAGAGCTGGTGAAAGAATATGCACAATATCTCATTAACAGTTTAGTTGTTCCCAGCTGTCAACAAAAAACTGACTGGCAGGTTCCtgcatgttaaaaataaaaagaacaaaaattaaaacaacatgttCCAACAAGGTCATTTACTTGTACACTGACGTACCATCGACACCATGAGAGAAAACAATATGTTAAAGCAATAGCTGTTACAAATAAACTACTGTTGCACTTGTGATtatcaaaaaaatgaaagataaaaaacaatacCTGAAGCTATTATTCACAACAGTTCTGAGCTCGTCAGTGTCGCTGTTATGTTTTCAAGAGGCTTGATTTTGAATGCAGCCTAAACTACATGAAATACCCGCCCCAAAAAATGACAGCACACATTCAGGCATCATTTGCAATGCTGCAGTAATCACAATCAAAACTCACAAAGTCAACACTGCAAGAGACTGTTAAAGCCTACAGCAGTTATCTCTCTATTGCACATTCTCTTTTTTATTGTCTATTGTACTAGAGTCATGGGAATGAACAAAATTCTGGCTCTTCTGATTGGTTGCAATATCAATCCACATTGTAAAAAAACTGCTTTGTAACCTAAGCTCAGCATGTGGCTCAGTATTGAACTGCAATGATTTGGTTTTGCTAATCACGTAACTCTTGTATATATTTTACTATCTCCATTACGTGTGGAGATATGAGGTAATGAACAGGAATTGGTTATTGGATAACAGATAAGGCCATAGATAGTGTAGGTGTCATTCACAGTGCATGACCCCAGAGAGTCATGAGTTCACACAAGCGGGAGCTGTTACATTGCATAATGTCTTATACCGTCTTACAACAGCATTTTATAATCACTTATTGTGTTTGATGTCAGTGCTGATAGCTTTAAATACAGCCAAGGAGGTTTGAAGAATCATAAAATGGTACATACAGTAGAAGGTGTGAAagtgtgaaatttaaaaaataagactGCTTTGAATTGATTTATGAAGATAAAGCTGCTAACTCCTTGCTTATTAATGATTGTCTTGATAGTAGGCAACACTGACAATGCCAGCTGTGAATTATAATTTAATGAATCACATCTATGATCATCCTTTTTCTGCTAAATGTGGTTTTCTATATGATATGACTTCACTTCCTCATTCACACTCATTCAAAGTTCCTAAGCTGTAAGTGGCTCACAACACCACACCTACATATTGGTGCTGATATATACCTGCGTGTGTGAGcacatgtgggtgtgtgtgtgtttatgtgcatgtgctagagagagagagagaaataattaTAGAGACAGGTGGGTAAGGGGTGGGGTTGTGGGACCAAGAGTTCAGCTGCTGTTCAAGTACAGCATGCTATCATGCTGTACTTGAGATAGATTTTACACTTTACTCCATAGATTTTACAGTGTACTTTAAACAAAATTCATCCATTCAATgaccctcttctcctctcctctcctctcctttttcagTATCCAGCCGGGAAAAATGTCCACGGGCCGTTGGGCTGGAGAGCGTGGCGCCTCTGGTGCACTCTGTAGAGGAAACTCCTGATCCCATCCCCACCTACATCAAGGGCACAGTTCCATCCTGGATCAATGGGAGCTTCCTGAGGAATGGCCCTGGAAAGTTTGAGTTTGGGAAAGACAGGTATTTGAGGAACATTGAAAAAACAAGAGTTAGAGTTTACAGCCATGCAAGCAACTCTAGCTGTCGAGTGTGTATAGCTGTCGAGACCTTTCACACAAAAGTCGGGGAAACACcaaaagtcagtaggattcatcctctgggcaccatgaatatctgtacagaatttcatggaaatctatTAAATAGTCACTGAGATATTTATGTCTGGacataattaataaatgatttaaattcaGTGAGCTTTATAGTCAtgatagtttaaaaaaaacatttacaaaaaaaaagaagtacaGCATAGAGTACGAAAATTCAAAGAACAAGACTGAAATCTGCTCACTCCCAAATCCCTCCTGAATTGATGGACAGCATGACAATACATGACAACGACTAAAACAGTGTTAATCAAACTGGATAAGATCATGAGATAAATCTGAAGAGTCACATGAACATTAATTCCTCAGAAATGTTCTTGGTTCTTGAAAAATAAGGAATACTCTCCCCTCTGTAGGCCTCTAAAGATCtctcaaatgaaacaatctgaaaaaaaaaaattggttgaACAGCTCACAACTCAAGAGATAAGACTAGGGCAGCAGAAGAAACAGTGTGAGTCAGCAGGTTAACACTGTAGCCATGCAGTATGAGACAGCTGTACTGTAATTGTTGGAATAATCATTGGAAATATTCATCGCATTATCTGACAATTCAAACCCTATAGTTCTGTGACAGGTTTTCACCACCGGGGCTATTCCAGATTAGGATTTTTGTCACCATG is drawn from Thunnus albacares chromosome 2, fThuAlb1.1, whole genome shotgun sequence and contains these coding sequences:
- the ela3l gene encoding elastase 3 like; translation: MIPIVLVSVLIASALGCGTPPIEPLTSRVVNGVDAKPHSWPWQISLQYERSGVWRHTCGGSLIAANWVMTAAHCINTKLSYRVFVGKYNLVEEEAGSKAILPEKIIVHEKWNPIFVALGNDVALIKLSESVTLSDQVQLGCIPPAGTVLTNLYPCYITGWGRVYTGGPIADKLQQALMPVADHATCSQPDWWGIAVRTTMVCAGGDGIVAGCNGDSGGPLNCKNEAGVWEVHGIASFVSGLGCNYPKKPTVFTRVSAFNDWIDQVMMNN